One Streptomyces sp. L2 genomic window carries:
- a CDS encoding DUF309 domain-containing protein, with product MSDAGAAAGRAAGTRDRDTEGRARNARPRDGLGRPLPYGSEGVDRQPEGVVRSPEQTVRAAQALLDAGRPFHAHEVFEDAWKARPGDERTLWRGLAQLAVGLTHAARGNATGGARLLRRGAGAAEEWAAGRGEDRPYGMDLCGLVRWARELADRVGAPGAGPVDAAAEAPRLRS from the coding sequence ATGAGCGACGCAGGCGCAGCGGCGGGACGGGCGGCGGGCACCCGGGACCGGGACACCGAGGGGCGGGCGCGCAACGCCCGGCCCCGGGACGGGCTGGGCCGGCCGCTGCCGTACGGGTCCGAGGGTGTGGACCGGCAGCCGGAAGGGGTCGTACGGTCCCCGGAGCAGACCGTCCGCGCGGCGCAGGCGCTGCTGGACGCGGGCAGGCCGTTCCACGCGCACGAGGTGTTCGAGGACGCCTGGAAGGCGCGTCCCGGGGACGAGCGGACGCTGTGGCGGGGCCTGGCCCAGCTCGCGGTGGGCCTCACCCACGCGGCCCGCGGGAACGCCACCGGCGGGGCCCGGCTGCTGCGGCGGGGGGCGGGCGCGGCGGAGGAGTGGGCGGCCGGGCGGGGCGAGGACCGGCCGTACGGGATGGACCTGTGCGGGCTCGTCCGCTGGGCGCGGGAGCTGGCCGACCGGGTCGGGGCGCCCGGCGCGGGGCCCGTCGACGCGGCCGCGGAGGCACCCCGGCTGCGGTCCTGA
- the cobF gene encoding precorrin-6A synthase (deacetylating) — translation MRKIHVIGIGAGDPDQLTLQAVKALRGTDVFFLLDKGEVKSDLTRLRRDMLDAHLPEGSYRVVAARDPERDRAAGGASYSPAVEDWRSARAGIYERMITEELPEDGTGAFLVWGDPSLYDSTLGILQEVLERGSVAFEYDVVPGISSVSSLVARHRTGLNRVARPVQITTGRRLAEGFPEGVDDVVVMLDAHQAFREYAGDDIDIYWGAYIGTPDEILVSGPLAEAGPRIERLRAEARERKGWIMDTYLLRRNPAES, via the coding sequence GTGCGAAAGATTCATGTCATCGGTATCGGCGCGGGCGACCCCGACCAGCTGACCCTCCAGGCGGTCAAGGCGCTCCGCGGCACGGACGTGTTCTTCCTCCTCGACAAGGGCGAGGTGAAGAGCGACCTGACCCGGCTGCGCCGGGACATGCTCGACGCACACCTGCCGGAGGGGTCGTACCGGGTGGTGGCGGCCCGTGACCCGGAGCGCGACCGCGCGGCGGGCGGCGCGTCGTACTCGCCGGCCGTGGAGGACTGGCGCAGCGCCCGCGCCGGGATCTACGAGCGGATGATCACCGAGGAGCTGCCCGAGGACGGCACGGGCGCGTTCCTGGTGTGGGGCGACCCCTCGCTGTACGACAGCACGCTCGGGATCCTCCAGGAGGTGCTGGAGCGCGGCTCGGTGGCGTTCGAGTACGACGTGGTGCCCGGCATCAGCAGCGTCTCCTCGCTGGTCGCCCGGCACCGCACGGGCCTGAACCGGGTCGCCCGGCCGGTGCAGATCACCACCGGGCGGCGGCTGGCCGAGGGTTTCCCGGAAGGAGTGGACGACGTGGTGGTGATGCTGGACGCGCACCAGGCCTTCCGGGAGTACGCCGGGGACGACATCGACATCTACTGGGGGGCGTACATAGGCACCCCGGACGAGATCCTGGTCTCCGGCCCGCTCGCGGAGGCCGGCCCGCGCATCGAGCGGCTGCGGGCCGAGGCGCGGGAGCGCAAGGGCTGGATCATGGACACCTATCTGCTGCGCAGGAACCCCGCCGAGTCCTGA
- a CDS encoding cobalt-precorrin-6A reductase has protein sequence MAPHVLVLGGTTEARRLAAALTALPGVRVTTSLAGRVARPGAVPGDVRVGGFGGAAGLAAWLREHAVDALVDATHPFAEAITANAARAAAGTGVPAVALRRPGWRPGPGDAWHTVPSLDAAAEALPRLGRRVFLTTGRLGLAAFAGLTDLHFVVRSVDPPGPPLPPDTEVVLARGPFTLADERALLRAHRVDVLVTKDSGGEATAAKLTAARELGLPVVVVRRPPLPSGLTALPDVAAVLDRLGLGGAGHPAP, from the coding sequence ATGGCCCCGCACGTCCTCGTCCTCGGCGGCACCACCGAGGCCCGCCGGCTCGCCGCCGCCCTCACCGCGCTCCCGGGAGTCCGCGTCACCACCTCCCTGGCCGGCCGGGTGGCACGGCCGGGCGCCGTCCCCGGGGACGTCCGCGTCGGCGGGTTCGGCGGAGCCGCCGGCCTCGCCGCCTGGCTGCGCGAGCACGCCGTGGACGCCCTCGTCGACGCCACCCACCCCTTCGCCGAGGCGATCACCGCCAACGCGGCACGCGCGGCGGCCGGCACCGGCGTGCCCGCCGTCGCCCTGCGCCGCCCCGGCTGGCGGCCCGGACCGGGCGACGCCTGGCACACGGTCCCGTCCCTGGACGCCGCCGCCGAGGCGCTGCCCCGCCTCGGCCGCCGGGTGTTCCTCACCACCGGGCGCCTCGGCCTCGCCGCCTTCGCCGGCCTGACGGACCTGCACTTCGTCGTCCGCTCCGTCGACCCGCCCGGGCCGCCGCTGCCGCCGGACACCGAAGTCGTCCTGGCCCGCGGCCCGTTCACCCTCGCCGACGAGCGGGCACTGCTGCGCGCCCACCGCGTCGACGTGCTGGTCACCAAGGACAGCGGCGGCGAGGCGACGGCGGCCAAACTGACGGCCGCGCGGGAACTCGGGCTCCCCGTCGTCGTCGTACGCCGCCCGCCGCTCCCGTCCGGCCTGACGGCGCTGCCCGACGTGGCGGCCGTACTGGACCGGCTCGGTCTCGGTGGCGCGGGACACCCGGCGCCCTGA
- a CDS encoding sulfite exporter TauE/SafE family protein yields the protein MDTMTLWHISGWEFAALAAAALLVGFSKTAVSGANTVSLAVFAAILPARASTGVLLPILIAGDVLAVLTYRRHAHWPTLWRLFPAVAAGVVFGTLFLVWADDGVVRASIGAILLLMAGLTVRRRRRAETGDEPAAVTSRAGRLKARSYGVLGGFTTMVANAGGPVMALYLLSAGFRKLGFLGTSAFFFLIVNVSKVPFSAGLGLIDGHSLLLDAALVVFVVPGALLGKWAVHRINQRLFEQLVIAATVVGGVQLLIR from the coding sequence ATGGACACGATGACGCTCTGGCACATATCCGGCTGGGAGTTCGCCGCCCTCGCCGCCGCGGCCCTGCTGGTCGGCTTCTCCAAGACCGCCGTCAGCGGGGCCAACACGGTCAGCCTCGCGGTCTTCGCGGCGATCCTGCCCGCCCGCGCCTCCACCGGCGTCCTGCTGCCCATCCTGATCGCGGGCGACGTGCTCGCCGTGCTCACCTACCGGCGGCACGCCCACTGGCCCACCCTGTGGCGGCTGTTCCCCGCCGTGGCGGCCGGCGTGGTGTTCGGCACGCTGTTCCTCGTGTGGGCGGACGACGGCGTGGTCCGCGCCTCCATCGGCGCGATCCTGCTGCTCATGGCCGGCCTCACCGTCCGGCGGCGGCGCCGCGCCGAGACCGGGGACGAGCCCGCGGCCGTCACCTCCCGGGCGGGGCGGCTCAAGGCCCGCTCCTACGGCGTCCTCGGCGGGTTCACCACCATGGTCGCCAACGCCGGCGGCCCGGTGATGGCGCTGTACCTGCTCTCCGCCGGCTTCCGCAAACTCGGCTTCCTCGGCACTTCGGCGTTCTTCTTCCTCATCGTGAACGTCTCCAAGGTGCCCTTCAGCGCCGGGCTCGGCCTGATCGACGGTCACTCGCTGCTGCTCGACGCTGCCCTCGTGGTCTTCGTCGTCCCCGGCGCACTGCTCGGCAAGTGGGCGGTGCACCGGATCAACCAGCGGCTCTTCGAACAACTGGTGATCGCGGCCACCGTGGTGGGCGGCGTGCAGCTGCTGATCCGCTGA
- a CDS encoding long-chain fatty acid--CoA ligase, with the protein MASLSVAAVLAENARRRPGKTALVEGDLRLTFAEVWERARARAGALAGLGVRPGDRVALMAPNTAEFPVAYYAAAAAGAVVVPVHLLLSAPEVEHVLKDSGAALLLVHPAQAETGRAAADALGVRTVVLGEEFDALAADAEPLPSYVTRAADDPAVIFYTSGTTGVPKGAVLSHFNLVMNATVNAFDANDIRPDDVALGALPLFHAFGQTVSLNSTWRAGATLVLLPRFDAARAIDLMVKEGVNTFQGVPTMFVALAAAAADADALPVLRVCISGGASLPVAVLERFEAAFGARIYEGYGLSETSPTATVNQPVFGTRAGTIGHPLWGVDVEIARAEVEGRVELLPPGELGEVVIRGHNVFSGYLGRPEATAEALVDGWFRTGDLGTKDDEGFLRIVDRKKDVIIRGGYNVYPREVEEVLMRHPGVAQVAVIGLPDELHGEEVCAVVVPAADGRLDAAALTEWSKDHLGRHKYPRRVEFADALPLGPSMKVLKRELRTQYGDR; encoded by the coding sequence ATGGCAAGCCTGTCCGTCGCCGCCGTACTCGCCGAGAACGCCCGGCGCCGCCCCGGGAAGACCGCCCTGGTCGAAGGGGACCTGCGGCTGACGTTCGCCGAGGTGTGGGAGCGGGCCCGGGCGCGGGCCGGCGCGCTCGCCGGACTCGGGGTCCGGCCGGGGGACAGGGTCGCCCTGATGGCGCCCAACACCGCCGAGTTCCCGGTGGCGTACTACGCCGCCGCGGCGGCCGGCGCGGTCGTCGTCCCCGTGCACCTGCTGCTCTCCGCGCCCGAGGTCGAGCACGTCCTCAAGGACAGCGGGGCGGCCCTGCTGCTCGTCCACCCGGCGCAGGCCGAGACCGGGCGGGCCGCCGCGGACGCCCTGGGCGTGCGCACCGTCGTCCTCGGCGAGGAGTTCGACGCTCTCGCCGCGGATGCCGAGCCGCTGCCCTCCTACGTCACCCGCGCCGCCGACGACCCGGCCGTGATCTTCTACACCAGCGGCACGACCGGCGTCCCCAAGGGCGCCGTCCTCAGCCACTTCAACCTGGTGATGAACGCGACCGTCAACGCCTTCGACGCCAACGACATCCGCCCCGACGACGTCGCGCTCGGCGCCCTGCCCCTGTTCCACGCCTTCGGCCAGACCGTCTCGCTCAACTCCACCTGGCGGGCGGGCGCCACGCTCGTCCTGCTGCCCCGCTTCGACGCGGCCCGCGCCATCGACCTCATGGTGAAGGAGGGCGTGAACACCTTCCAGGGCGTGCCGACGATGTTCGTCGCCCTCGCCGCTGCGGCGGCCGACGCGGACGCCCTGCCCGTACTGCGCGTGTGCATCTCCGGCGGCGCCTCGCTGCCGGTGGCCGTACTGGAGCGGTTCGAGGCCGCGTTCGGCGCGCGGATCTACGAGGGCTACGGACTGTCGGAGACCTCGCCGACGGCGACCGTCAACCAGCCCGTGTTCGGCACCCGGGCCGGCACCATCGGCCACCCGCTGTGGGGCGTCGACGTCGAGATCGCCCGCGCCGAGGTGGAGGGCCGCGTGGAACTCCTGCCGCCCGGTGAACTCGGCGAGGTCGTCATCCGCGGCCACAACGTCTTCTCCGGCTACCTCGGCCGCCCCGAGGCCACCGCCGAGGCCCTGGTCGACGGCTGGTTCCGCACCGGCGACCTCGGCACCAAGGACGACGAGGGCTTCCTGCGGATCGTCGACCGCAAGAAGGACGTCATCATCCGCGGCGGCTACAACGTCTACCCGCGCGAGGTCGAGGAGGTCCTGATGCGCCACCCCGGCGTCGCGCAGGTGGCCGTCATCGGCCTGCCCGACGAACTGCACGGCGAGGAGGTGTGCGCCGTCGTCGTGCCCGCCGCGGACGGCCGCCTCGACGCCGCCGCGCTCACCGAGTGGTCCAAGGACCACCTGGGCCGGCACAAGTACCCGCGCCGCGTGGAGTTCGCGGACGCGCTGCCGCTCGGCCCGAGCATGAAGGTCCTCAAGCGGGAACTGCGCACCCAGTACGGCGACCGGTAG
- a CDS encoding thiolase family protein, producing the protein MRPVHFAAARRTPIGKLRGALSSVRPDDLAAHVIRRLVAEVPSLDPARIDDVYWGAANQAGEDNRNVARMAALLAGLPETVPGATVNRLCASGLEAVTAAARTIAAGEADVVVAGGSESMSRAPFVLPRPDEALPHRIETYDTRLGWRLVNPAMKDLHGLLSMGETAEEVAARHGVSRERQDAFALRSHQRAALARKNGHFDDEILPVERPDGVVVAQDECVREDTSLEKLGRLKPVFRAGGTVTAGNASPMNDGAAGLLLVSEEALNELGLESLGRYVAGASAGVHPDVMGLGPVPATRKALARVGWDIGDVQEAEFNEAFAAQALACVDQLGIDPDLVNPSGGAIALGHPLGCSGARILTTLLHRMRRTGAGRGLATMCVGVGQGSAVLVERH; encoded by the coding sequence GTGCGTCCCGTCCACTTCGCGGCCGCCCGCCGCACCCCCATCGGCAAGCTCCGCGGAGCCCTGTCCTCCGTGCGGCCCGACGACCTGGCGGCCCACGTGATCCGCCGTCTGGTGGCCGAGGTGCCTTCCCTCGATCCCGCCCGGATCGACGACGTCTACTGGGGCGCCGCCAACCAGGCCGGCGAGGACAACCGCAACGTCGCCCGCATGGCCGCGCTGCTCGCCGGCCTTCCCGAGACCGTGCCCGGCGCCACCGTCAACCGGCTGTGCGCCTCCGGCCTCGAAGCGGTCACCGCCGCCGCCCGCACCATCGCCGCCGGCGAGGCCGATGTCGTCGTCGCCGGGGGCTCCGAGTCGATGAGCCGCGCCCCCTTCGTGCTGCCCCGCCCCGACGAGGCACTGCCGCACCGCATCGAGACCTACGACACCCGGCTCGGCTGGCGGCTGGTCAACCCGGCGATGAAGGACCTGCACGGGCTGCTGTCCATGGGCGAGACCGCCGAGGAGGTCGCCGCCCGCCACGGCGTCTCCCGCGAACGGCAGGACGCGTTCGCGCTCCGCAGCCACCAGCGGGCCGCCCTCGCCCGGAAGAACGGCCACTTCGACGACGAGATCCTGCCCGTCGAACGGCCCGACGGCGTCGTCGTCGCGCAGGACGAGTGCGTCCGTGAGGACACCTCGCTGGAGAAGCTGGGCCGCCTCAAGCCGGTCTTCCGCGCGGGCGGCACGGTCACCGCGGGCAACGCCTCCCCGATGAACGACGGCGCCGCCGGCCTGCTGCTGGTCAGCGAGGAGGCCCTGAACGAGCTGGGCCTGGAGTCCCTCGGCCGGTACGTCGCCGGCGCCTCCGCGGGCGTCCACCCCGACGTGATGGGCCTCGGCCCGGTGCCCGCCACCCGCAAGGCGCTCGCCCGGGTCGGCTGGGACATCGGCGACGTCCAGGAGGCCGAGTTCAACGAGGCGTTCGCCGCCCAGGCCCTCGCCTGCGTCGACCAGCTCGGCATCGACCCGGACCTGGTCAACCCCAGCGGCGGCGCGATCGCCCTCGGCCACCCGCTCGGCTGCTCCGGCGCCCGCATCCTGACGACCCTGCTGCACCGGATGCGGCGCACCGGCGCCGGGCGAGGCCTTGCGACGATGTGCGTGGGAGTCGGACAGGGCAGCGCGGTGCTGGTCGAACGGCACTAG
- a CDS encoding alpha/beta hydrolase has product MADTREHTLTGTRGTLAVREWPHPAPRYLALVVHGYGEHAGRYAELAAVLGGHGAAVYGPDHIGHGRSDGERVVIEDFEDVVTDVHAVAGLARAAHPGLPLVVVGHSMGGLIAARHAQRYGAGLSALVLSGPVIGDWELPGRLLALPEIPDTPISPAALSRDPAVGPTYAADPLVWHGPMKRPTLRAFVRTLESVEKGGDVGPLPVLWLHGDDDRLVPLPGSRTGVERLATDRLTERVFPGARHEIFNETNRADVFAELTGFLDGVLPR; this is encoded by the coding sequence ATGGCCGACACGCGCGAGCACACCCTGACCGGGACCCGCGGCACCCTCGCGGTCCGCGAGTGGCCGCACCCGGCCCCCCGCTACCTGGCGCTCGTCGTGCACGGCTACGGCGAGCACGCCGGACGGTACGCCGAGCTCGCGGCGGTCCTGGGCGGCCACGGGGCGGCCGTGTACGGGCCGGACCACATCGGTCACGGCAGGTCGGACGGCGAGCGGGTGGTGATCGAGGACTTCGAGGACGTGGTCACCGACGTGCACGCGGTCGCCGGCCTGGCCCGCGCCGCGCACCCCGGCCTGCCGCTGGTCGTCGTCGGGCACTCCATGGGCGGGCTGATCGCGGCCCGCCACGCCCAGCGGTACGGCGCCGGGCTGAGCGCGCTCGTGCTGTCCGGGCCGGTCATCGGCGACTGGGAACTGCCCGGCCGACTGCTCGCCCTGCCCGAGATCCCGGACACCCCGATCAGTCCCGCCGCGCTCTCCCGCGACCCCGCCGTGGGCCCCACGTACGCCGCCGATCCGCTGGTCTGGCACGGGCCGATGAAGCGGCCGACGCTGCGGGCGTTCGTACGGACCCTGGAGAGCGTAGAGAAGGGCGGCGACGTCGGCCCGCTGCCGGTGCTGTGGCTGCACGGCGACGACGACCGGCTGGTACCGCTGCCGGGAAGCCGGACCGGCGTGGAACGCCTCGCCACGGACCGGCTGACCGAACGCGTCTTCCCCGGGGCCCGGCACGAGATCTTCAACGAGACGAACAGGGCGGACGTCTTCGCGGAACTGACGGGCTTCCTGGACGGGGTGCTGCCGCGCTGA
- a CDS encoding DUF3140 domain-containing protein, which translates to MADSLELEALWEDFHRTVNMTSQELAAWLRVRDAGEETEPLPDEAGTATGQHVLAILQKRRTDLTDDDVRVMYRVVDTVGDLVDVADEPEPESTRRRHRLMTLGHDPLKP; encoded by the coding sequence ATGGCCGACTCCCTCGAACTCGAAGCGCTGTGGGAGGACTTCCACCGCACGGTGAACATGACGTCGCAGGAGCTGGCGGCCTGGCTCCGGGTCCGGGACGCGGGCGAGGAGACCGAGCCCCTTCCGGACGAGGCGGGCACCGCCACCGGGCAGCACGTGCTGGCCATCCTGCAGAAGCGGCGCACCGACCTCACCGACGACGACGTACGGGTGATGTACCGGGTCGTCGACACGGTCGGCGACCTGGTGGACGTGGCGGACGAGCCAGAGCCCGAGAGCACCCGCCGCCGGCACCGGCTGATGACGCTGGGCCACGACCCGCTGAAGCCGTAG
- a CDS encoding SAM-dependent methyltransferase, with amino-acid sequence MTGTEQAAQGIDTTRPHPARVYDWYLGGKDNYPVDEQLARRITEIDGGAPRAARANRAFMRRATRALAEEAGIRQFLDIGTGIPTEPNLHQIAQSVAPDARVVYVDNDPIVLAHAGALLRGTPEGVTEYVQADARDPRSILDQAGAILDLDRPVALSLIALLHFLADEDGAHDVVRTLVDALAPGSCLVLSMMTADFEPENVRRGITAYAQGGVTLVARSQDEVGAFFTGLDLLEPGIVSVADWRPEEAPEGDGPISLYGAVGVKTAR; translated from the coding sequence GTGACGGGGACCGAGCAGGCCGCCCAGGGCATCGACACCACCCGGCCGCACCCGGCCCGGGTCTACGACTGGTACCTCGGCGGCAAGGACAACTACCCCGTCGACGAGCAACTCGCCCGCCGCATCACGGAGATAGACGGCGGTGCGCCGCGTGCCGCCCGCGCCAACCGGGCGTTCATGCGCCGGGCCACCCGCGCGCTGGCCGAGGAGGCCGGAATCCGGCAGTTCCTGGACATCGGCACCGGCATCCCGACCGAGCCGAACCTGCACCAGATCGCCCAGTCCGTCGCCCCGGACGCCCGCGTGGTCTACGTCGACAACGACCCCATCGTGCTGGCCCACGCGGGCGCGCTGCTGCGCGGCACCCCCGAGGGCGTGACCGAGTACGTGCAGGCCGACGCCCGCGACCCTCGCTCCATCCTCGACCAGGCCGGCGCGATCCTGGACCTGGACCGGCCCGTCGCCCTGTCGCTGATCGCCCTGCTGCACTTCCTCGCCGACGAGGACGGCGCCCACGACGTGGTGCGCACCCTGGTCGACGCCCTGGCGCCGGGCAGCTGCCTGGTGCTGTCGATGATGACGGCCGACTTCGAACCGGAGAACGTACGGCGGGGCATCACCGCGTACGCGCAGGGCGGGGTGACGCTGGTGGCCCGCTCGCAGGACGAGGTGGGCGCCTTCTTCACCGGCCTCGACCTGCTGGAGCCGGGGATCGTGTCCGTCGCGGACTGGCGGCCCGAGGAGGCCCCCGAGGGCGACGGACCGATCTCCCTGTACGGCGCGGTCGGCGTCAAGACGGCCCGGTGA
- a CDS encoding HAD hydrolase family protein: MGSQRYCRLCVSPGTCKDPGERSAHALIVGDYLNDLEMLDAADWSFAMANAHPEVVRRARHLAPSNNDNGVLRTVARVLDIPHIPL, translated from the coding sequence CTGGGTAGTCAGAGATATTGCAGGCTCTGCGTTTCCCCAGGTACCTGCAAAGATCCTGGTGAGCGCAGCGCTCATGCACTCATAGTCGGCGACTACCTCAACGACCTGGAGATGCTCGACGCGGCGGACTGGTCGTTCGCCATGGCCAACGCCCACCCGGAGGTGGTCCGGCGGGCCCGGCACCTCGCGCCGTCCAACAACGACAACGGGGTGCTGCGGACCGTCGCCCGGGTCCTCGATATACCGCATATACCGCTGTAG
- a CDS encoding XRE family transcriptional regulator, which translates to MLNVGLRTAMEAAGVPPRRLAAHIGVTGKTVERWLADEDLVPHARNRHDAAEALGVNEEMLWPKAVKERIKTGGDVEIARTYPYRSACPGSVWSGLTEGAAREIFLAGYTNYFFFTSIPAFTQTLARKIQDGVSVRFLLGDPEGEVTRQREVIEDTALSVSTRIRITLEHLARLDGVEVRYSAPEDAVNHVSLSVFRFDDDALVTPHLARLVGHDSPLLHLRRHGDGGMFDRFRDHAEELWGRGRTWSP; encoded by the coding sequence GTGTTGAACGTCGGCTTACGAACGGCTATGGAGGCGGCCGGCGTGCCGCCCAGACGCCTCGCGGCACACATCGGTGTGACCGGCAAGACCGTGGAACGGTGGCTGGCGGACGAAGACCTAGTGCCGCACGCTCGGAACCGTCACGACGCCGCAGAGGCGTTGGGAGTCAACGAAGAGATGCTCTGGCCCAAGGCCGTGAAGGAACGAATCAAGACCGGCGGTGACGTGGAGATCGCCCGGACCTACCCCTACCGGTCCGCCTGCCCCGGCTCCGTGTGGTCGGGCCTGACCGAGGGTGCCGCGCGGGAGATCTTCCTAGCCGGGTACACCAACTACTTTTTCTTCACGTCGATCCCGGCGTTCACCCAGACCCTTGCCCGAAAGATCCAGGATGGCGTGTCTGTGCGCTTCCTGCTCGGCGACCCTGAGGGGGAGGTGACCAGGCAGCGGGAAGTCATCGAGGACACCGCCCTGAGCGTCTCCACGCGCATCCGCATCACGCTTGAGCACCTAGCCCGTTTGGACGGGGTGGAAGTCCGCTACAGCGCGCCTGAGGACGCTGTGAACCATGTCAGCCTGTCTGTGTTCCGCTTCGATGATGACGCCCTGGTGACACCGCACCTTGCACGGCTGGTCGGACACGACTCGCCCCTTCTGCACCTGCGGCGGCACGGCGACGGCGGCATGTTTGACCGGTTCCGCGACCACGCAGAGGAATTGTGGGGCAGGGGTAGGACATGGAGCCCCTGA